In the genome of Kitasatospora cathayae, one region contains:
- a CDS encoding error-prone DNA polymerase, giving the protein MGFTSHPTLPWSELHRRMTGAAPDRTVVPLRRHIEEPPAVPTESVRSENPDPEEPWAELHVHSAFSFLDGASDPEDLVAEAARLGVETLAITDHDGLYGAVRLAEAARGTGVATAFGAELTISREGDTEHLLVLARDPAGYRRLSAAIAAAQLAGGAKGRPAYDFATLAGAHDGHWAVLTGCRLGRVPAALPDRDEAERQLRTLTEAFGRENVHVELIDQWLPGDDRRNDALAALAAELRLPTVASTNAHHAGPAQGRLAQSLAALHERRTLQEAAGWTRAAGTAHLRSGREMAARLARFPGVQRATAELGRACAFDFAKLDPELPGYPVPEGETEISHLRALVAAGGPARFGPGNAAARRQLAKELDVIEDLDLAGYFLIVHDIVDFCRAQDIWCQGRGSAANSAVCYALGITAVDPIHYKLLFERFLSTARDGPPDIDLDIENRRREEVIQYVYRRYGREHAAQVANVITYRPRLAIRDAARVLGYPQGQVDAFSRQTDFRSAPGADAVIPADVLSLAGQLHGLPRHLGIHSGGMVLTKEPIGEICPTEWARMPGRSVLQWDKESTAGAGLVKIDLLGLGMLAALHDACDLVAEHHGLRYDLATIPDDDKGVYAMLRRADTVGVFQVESRAQMATLPRLKPDHFYDLVVEVALIRPGPIQGGSVHPYLRRRAGVEPAGCPHPLMENALGKTLGVPLFQEQMMQLAIDCAGFTPSEADRLRQAMGAKRSHERVARLRERLLTGMAERGIPPEVAEDVYGKIEAFSNYGFPESHAISFAYLVYASAWLKYHFPAAFTCALLANQPMGFYSPLSLVADVRRHGVRVRGVDVNASGPRPTLEPYRGPTPKPPLTAGRPQPAIRLGLETVRGIGTPQAEAIAAGQPYADLEDFARRTGLPAPVLEALATAGAFDCFGLTRRQALWAAGAFAGISAELLPGTTPGAEAPELPGMSPVEETIADLWATGTSATSHPLQHLRAHLDRGGALRADQLPDVPPGTAVVVGGLVTHRQRPPTAGGVLFLSLEDETGLINVICNRPVWESQRRTALDRAGLLVHGHIERDRGATNLIATRLTPLRIGL; this is encoded by the coding sequence ATGGGCTTCACCAGCCACCCCACCCTCCCCTGGAGCGAACTGCACCGCCGGATGACCGGCGCCGCGCCGGACCGCACGGTCGTCCCGCTGCGCCGCCACATCGAGGAACCCCCTGCCGTCCCAACGGAGTCCGTAAGGTCCGAGAACCCCGACCCCGAAGAACCCTGGGCCGAACTGCACGTCCACTCCGCCTTCAGCTTCCTGGACGGCGCCAGCGACCCGGAGGACCTGGTCGCCGAGGCGGCCCGGCTGGGCGTGGAGACCCTGGCGATCACCGACCACGACGGCCTGTACGGCGCCGTCCGGCTGGCCGAGGCCGCCCGGGGGACGGGCGTGGCCACCGCGTTCGGCGCCGAACTGACGATCAGCCGCGAAGGCGACACCGAGCACCTGCTGGTCCTCGCCCGCGACCCGGCCGGCTACCGCCGCCTCTCCGCCGCGATCGCCGCCGCCCAACTGGCCGGTGGCGCCAAGGGCCGCCCGGCGTACGACTTCGCCACGCTGGCCGGGGCGCACGACGGCCACTGGGCGGTGCTCACCGGCTGCCGCCTCGGCCGGGTCCCGGCCGCGCTGCCCGACCGGGACGAAGCGGAGCGGCAACTGCGCACCCTCACCGAGGCGTTCGGCCGCGAGAACGTCCACGTCGAGCTGATCGACCAGTGGCTGCCCGGTGACGACCGGCGCAACGACGCCCTCGCCGCGCTCGCCGCCGAGCTCCGGCTCCCCACCGTCGCCTCCACCAACGCCCACCACGCCGGCCCCGCCCAGGGCCGCCTCGCGCAGAGCCTGGCAGCCCTGCACGAGCGCCGCACCCTGCAGGAGGCGGCCGGCTGGACCCGGGCGGCCGGCACCGCGCACCTGCGCTCGGGCCGCGAGATGGCCGCCCGACTGGCCCGCTTCCCCGGCGTGCAGCGGGCCACCGCCGAACTCGGCCGGGCCTGCGCCTTCGACTTCGCCAAGCTGGACCCGGAACTGCCCGGCTACCCCGTCCCCGAGGGCGAGACCGAGATCAGCCACCTGCGCGCCCTGGTCGCGGCCGGCGGCCCGGCCCGCTTCGGCCCCGGCAACGCCGCCGCCCGCCGCCAGCTCGCCAAGGAACTGGACGTGATCGAGGACCTCGACCTGGCCGGCTACTTCCTGATCGTGCACGACATCGTGGACTTCTGCCGAGCCCAGGACATCTGGTGCCAGGGCCGCGGCTCGGCCGCCAACTCGGCGGTCTGCTACGCCCTCGGGATCACCGCCGTCGACCCGATCCACTACAAGCTGCTGTTCGAGCGCTTCCTCTCCACCGCCCGGGACGGCCCGCCCGACATCGACCTGGACATCGAGAACCGCCGCCGCGAGGAGGTCATCCAGTACGTCTACCGCCGTTACGGCCGCGAGCACGCCGCCCAGGTCGCCAACGTGATCACCTACCGGCCCCGGCTGGCGATCCGCGACGCCGCCCGGGTGCTCGGCTACCCGCAGGGCCAGGTGGACGCCTTCAGCCGGCAGACCGACTTCCGCTCCGCCCCCGGCGCGGACGCCGTCATCCCCGCCGACGTGCTCTCGCTCGCCGGCCAACTCCACGGCCTGCCAAGGCACCTGGGCATCCACTCGGGCGGCATGGTGCTCACCAAGGAGCCGATCGGGGAGATCTGCCCGACCGAGTGGGCCCGGATGCCAGGGCGTTCCGTGCTGCAGTGGGACAAGGAGTCCACCGCCGGCGCCGGACTGGTGAAGATCGACCTGCTCGGCCTCGGCATGCTCGCCGCGCTGCACGACGCCTGCGACCTGGTCGCGGAACACCACGGCCTGCGCTACGACCTGGCCACCATCCCGGACGACGACAAGGGCGTGTACGCGATGCTGCGCCGCGCCGACACCGTGGGCGTGTTCCAGGTCGAGTCCCGGGCGCAGATGGCCACCCTGCCCCGGCTCAAGCCCGACCACTTCTACGACCTGGTGGTCGAGGTCGCGCTGATCCGCCCCGGCCCGATCCAGGGCGGCTCGGTCCACCCGTACCTGCGCCGCCGCGCCGGGGTGGAGCCGGCCGGCTGCCCCCACCCGCTGATGGAGAACGCCCTCGGCAAGACCCTCGGGGTGCCGCTGTTCCAGGAGCAGATGATGCAACTCGCCATCGACTGCGCCGGGTTCACGCCCTCCGAGGCCGACCGGCTGCGCCAGGCGATGGGCGCCAAGCGCTCGCACGAGCGGGTCGCCCGGCTGCGCGAGCGGCTGCTCACCGGGATGGCCGAGCGCGGCATCCCGCCCGAGGTGGCCGAGGACGTCTACGGCAAGATCGAGGCCTTCTCCAACTACGGCTTCCCGGAGAGCCACGCGATCAGCTTCGCCTACCTGGTGTACGCCAGCGCCTGGCTCAAGTACCACTTCCCGGCGGCCTTCACCTGCGCCCTGCTGGCCAACCAGCCGATGGGCTTCTACTCCCCGCTCAGCCTGGTCGCGGACGTGCGGCGGCACGGCGTCCGGGTGCGCGGGGTGGACGTCAACGCCAGCGGCCCGCGCCCCACCCTGGAACCGTACCGGGGCCCGACCCCCAAGCCGCCGCTGACCGCCGGCCGCCCGCAACCCGCCATCCGGCTCGGCCTGGAGACGGTGCGCGGCATCGGCACTCCGCAGGCCGAGGCGATCGCGGCCGGACAGCCGTACGCCGACCTGGAGGACTTCGCCCGCCGCACCGGCCTGCCCGCGCCCGTCCTGGAGGCGCTGGCGACGGCCGGCGCCTTCGACTGCTTCGGCCTGACGAGACGTCAGGCCCTCTGGGCCGCAGGGGCGTTCGCGGGGATCTCGGCCGAACTGCTGCCCGGCACCACGCCCGGCGCCGAGGCGCCGGAGCTGCCCGGCATGAGCCCGGTCGAGGAGACCATCGCCGACCTGTGGGCCACCGGCACCTCCGCCACCAGCCACCCGCTCCAGCACCTGCGCGCCCACCTGGACCGCGGCGGCGCGCTCCGCGCCGACCAACTCCCGGACGTCCCACCGGGGACCGCGGTGGTGGTCGGCGGCCTGGTCACCCACCGGCAGCGCCCGCCGACGGCCGGCGGGGTGCTCTTCCTCAGCCTCGAGGACGAGACCGGCCTGATCAACGTGATCTGCAACCGCCCGGTCTGGGAGTCCCAACGCCGCACCGCCCTGGACCGGGCCGGCCTGCTGGTCCACGGCCACATCGAACGCGACCGCGGCGCCACCAACCTGATCGCCACCCGGCTCACCCCACTCCGGATCGGCCTGTGA
- a CDS encoding DNA polymerase Y family protein, translating into MPTTPTTPPPPATPGDDRTPRVLVVWCPDWPVVAVTGDDPVAVTEGGRILACSAGARAAGVRQGQRLKLAQRLCPELELRDRDPEAEARRFEPVVAAVEAFTPRVEVIRPGLCAIPVKGPGCYFGGEEALAALVGTAVTDALGRPPVPDAVPGAVTAPGAESGTEPPTTPHAQIGVADGLFAAVLAARAGVLVPAGRTAEFLAPYPVGTLGDEALAELLGRLGLPTVGAFAALPPEAVADRFGPAGTVAHRLARGLQPRPLVPRDEEPDLAVEQRFDPPEPLTEPLVFVARTLAEQLHQRLAGAGLTCRRVAVEVACADGRTASRLWRHEGRLSATALAERVRWQLQAWQGMGTFAGGQQSQQSQQSRQSQYGQHGFTLLRLAPDGLSPDQGRQLALWGQAVADDRVERAVARVQAVLGHAGLRRIEPAGGRGPGEQQVRVPWGEPYEAAAPADAPWPGRLAERSADLWPAVVLREPAPVRVLDEDGRPVTVDGRAGVSARPALVVVRGREERVAGWTGPWPAVEYWWDQSLARRRARFQMVVDGGRALLLTVEGGAWYLEAGYD; encoded by the coding sequence ATGCCGACCACGCCGACCACACCTCCCCCACCGGCCACGCCCGGCGACGACCGGACCCCCCGGGTGCTGGTGGTCTGGTGCCCGGACTGGCCGGTGGTGGCCGTCACCGGCGACGATCCGGTGGCCGTGACCGAGGGCGGGCGGATCCTCGCCTGTTCGGCGGGCGCCCGGGCGGCCGGGGTGCGGCAGGGGCAGCGGCTCAAGCTGGCCCAGCGGCTCTGCCCGGAGCTGGAGCTGCGCGACCGCGACCCGGAGGCGGAGGCCCGCCGCTTCGAGCCGGTGGTCGCGGCGGTGGAGGCGTTCACGCCCCGGGTGGAGGTGATCCGCCCGGGCCTGTGCGCCATCCCGGTGAAGGGCCCGGGCTGCTACTTCGGCGGCGAGGAGGCACTGGCGGCCCTGGTCGGCACGGCGGTGACGGACGCCCTCGGGCGGCCGCCCGTCCCGGACGCCGTCCCCGGCGCGGTGACGGCACCAGGGGCCGAGTCCGGCACCGAACCTCCGACCACCCCCCACGCCCAGATCGGCGTGGCCGACGGCCTGTTCGCCGCCGTGCTCGCCGCCCGCGCCGGGGTGCTGGTCCCCGCCGGCCGCACGGCGGAATTCCTCGCCCCGTACCCGGTGGGCACGCTGGGCGACGAGGCGCTGGCCGAACTGCTCGGACGGCTCGGCCTGCCCACCGTCGGAGCCTTCGCCGCGCTGCCGCCCGAGGCCGTCGCGGACCGCTTCGGCCCGGCCGGAACGGTCGCGCACCGGCTGGCTCGCGGCCTGCAGCCGCGGCCGCTGGTGCCGCGTGACGAGGAGCCGGACCTCGCCGTCGAGCAGCGCTTCGACCCGCCGGAGCCGCTGACCGAGCCGCTGGTGTTCGTCGCCCGCACGCTCGCCGAGCAGCTGCACCAGCGGCTGGCCGGGGCCGGGCTGACCTGTCGCCGGGTGGCCGTCGAGGTGGCCTGCGCGGACGGTCGGACGGCTTCGCGGCTGTGGCGGCACGAGGGCCGGCTGTCCGCGACGGCGCTGGCCGAGCGGGTCCGCTGGCAGCTCCAGGCCTGGCAGGGCATGGGCACCTTCGCGGGCGGCCAGCAGAGCCAGCAGAGCCAGCAGAGCCGGCAGAGCCAGTACGGCCAGCACGGCTTCACCCTGCTCCGGCTCGCCCCCGACGGCCTCTCCCCGGACCAGGGCCGCCAGCTCGCCCTGTGGGGCCAGGCCGTCGCGGACGACCGGGTGGAGCGCGCGGTGGCCCGGGTGCAGGCGGTGCTCGGGCACGCCGGGCTGCGCCGGATCGAGCCGGCCGGCGGGCGCGGCCCGGGCGAGCAGCAGGTCAGGGTGCCGTGGGGCGAGCCGTACGAGGCGGCGGCCCCGGCCGACGCGCCCTGGCCGGGGCGGCTGGCGGAGCGGTCGGCGGACCTCTGGCCGGCCGTGGTGCTGCGCGAACCGGCGCCGGTGCGGGTGCTGGACGAGGACGGGCGGCCGGTCACGGTGGACGGCCGGGCGGGGGTGTCGGCCCGGCCGGCCCTGGTCGTGGTCCGGGGCCGGGAGGAGCGGGTGGCGGGCTGGACCGGTCCCTGGCCGGCGGTCGAGTACTGGTGGGACCAGTCGCTCGCCCGCCGCCGGGCGCGGTTCCAGATGGTGGTGGACGGCGGCCGGGCGCTGCTGCTCACCGTGGAGGGGGGTGCGTGGTACCTGGAGGCCGGCTACGACTAG
- a CDS encoding TIGR03084 family metal-binding protein: protein MTDPNAVGDVLHGLLADLRAETAVLDALVAELPADGWAGPTPAEGWTVAHQIAHLAWTDDWTTLAARDPEGFTAARDSRFTALLAAGTDPVEAGAREGAAAEPAELLARWRAGREEVRAALAAAPADARLPWFGPPMKPASMATARLMETWAHGQDVADALGTTREPTARLRHIARLGLRTLGFAFTVHGRPAPEAPVRLELTAPDGSSWVFGPADATDVVTGPALDFCLLVTQRRHRDDLDLTATGPVATAWLPIAQAFAGAPGKGRTAASGA from the coding sequence ATGACCGACCCGAACGCCGTGGGCGACGTCCTGCACGGCCTGCTGGCCGACCTGCGGGCCGAGACCGCTGTCCTGGACGCGCTGGTGGCCGAACTGCCGGCCGACGGCTGGGCCGGGCCCACCCCGGCCGAGGGCTGGACGGTCGCGCACCAGATCGCCCACCTGGCCTGGACCGACGACTGGACCACGTTGGCCGCCCGCGACCCGGAGGGCTTCACCGCGGCGCGCGACAGCCGCTTCACCGCACTGCTGGCCGCCGGCACCGACCCGGTCGAGGCAGGCGCCCGGGAGGGCGCGGCCGCCGAGCCCGCCGAGCTGCTCGCCCGCTGGCGGGCCGGCCGGGAGGAGGTGCGGGCCGCGCTGGCCGCCGCCCCGGCCGACGCCCGGCTGCCCTGGTTCGGCCCGCCGATGAAGCCCGCCTCGATGGCGACCGCCCGGCTGATGGAGACCTGGGCGCACGGCCAGGACGTCGCGGACGCGCTCGGCACGACCCGGGAGCCCACCGCCCGGCTGCGCCACATCGCCCGCCTGGGCCTGCGCACCCTGGGCTTCGCCTTCACCGTGCACGGCCGGCCCGCCCCCGAGGCCCCGGTCCGGCTCGAACTGACCGCCCCCGACGGCTCCTCGTGGGTCTTCGGCCCGGCCGACGCGACGGACGTGGTGACCGGCCCGGCACTGGACTTCTGCCTGCTGGTCACCCAGCGCCGCCACCGCGACGACCTGGATCTCACCGCCACCGGCCCGGTCGCCACCGCCTGGCTCCCGATCGCCCAGGCCTTCGCCGGCGCCCCCGGCAAGGGGCGGACGGCAGCCTCCGGCGCCTGA
- a CDS encoding Uma2 family endonuclease, producing the protein MSFYERHREYVEEVLRTAPEGVRVEWSGDTLIMQAAPSSIHQLNIGLVQRQFERHVPDGYMFSGYSALTTPDVTKERNPDLTYLPIASLARPGDTTPAEEALIAVEVVSPSNPGNDWVDKLRDYAVMGIPLYLIVDPREGVVTLFSEPNRDRYHVRHDRKFGDGMRIPDPFDFDLDLSGLVRYPD; encoded by the coding sequence GTGAGCTTCTACGAGCGGCACCGCGAATACGTCGAGGAGGTGTTGCGCACGGCCCCCGAAGGCGTCCGGGTCGAATGGTCCGGCGACACGCTGATCATGCAGGCGGCTCCGTCCAGCATTCACCAGCTGAACATCGGACTCGTCCAGCGGCAGTTCGAGCGCCATGTCCCGGACGGCTACATGTTCAGCGGCTACAGCGCGCTGACCACCCCCGACGTGACCAAGGAGCGCAACCCTGATCTGACCTACCTTCCGATCGCCTCCCTGGCCCGGCCGGGCGATACCACCCCCGCCGAGGAGGCCCTCATCGCGGTCGAGGTGGTCTCGCCGTCCAACCCGGGGAACGACTGGGTGGACAAGCTCCGCGACTACGCGGTGATGGGCATCCCGCTCTACCTGATCGTCGATCCGCGGGAGGGGGTGGTCACACTGTTCTCCGAACCGAACCGCGACCGCTACCACGTGCGGCACGACCGGAAGTTCGGCGACGGCATGCGCATCCCCGATCCGTTCGACTTCGACCTGGACCTGAGCGGGCTCGTGCGCTACCCCGACTGA